In Penaeus chinensis breed Huanghai No. 1 chromosome 2, ASM1920278v2, whole genome shotgun sequence, the following proteins share a genomic window:
- the LOC125031831 gene encoding DNA-directed RNA polymerase III subunit RPC4-like, which produces MTEQNEEAKNAVLKSRDKGGTGTMTPGPSSGMSVRLPSFRGPRDLTLSASSASTPIKPTLIARPRKTFSPNIPVRREKNEKVVESKAEKSQKRNRDRDKREGGRGRGRGRNKEFVQTTGSLFGEGIAATPQRRAGGGYGFGWGGGGGGGGTGKAGDAGFIHKPVLNLDTVNNIDKDHEDQKLKDLLRDNFIDDPSDLSERDSDEDLFPVQLPMVDTGRGFKEEDVDHDVKIKKTEPIITPDGTEVKSEPADPEEAMAVVNDTEDAVETKDIKKENLLKHTDKKVMMKGGLPAKEKTPEPSVVQLLSGKHKDFMFFQLPNSLPSHPPEIKQEPQTQQQKQSQPSNVSNATADEEEEKKAQPQYCTLNTLPEGQIGKLKIYKSGKTELWLGEHKLIVNKGTQVGFLQDVVSVETDEEKKSGNMTVLGHIGHRLVCSPDLESLVRQMKT; this is translated from the exons aTGACTGAACAGAATGAAGAGGCCAAGAATGCTGTGTTAAAGAGCCGTGATAAAGGAGGGACAGGCACCATGACCCCCGGCCCAAGCAGCGGCATGTCTGTTCGTCTGCCTTCCTTCAGAGGCCCTCGTGACCTCACTCTCTCAGCCTCCTCTGCATCTACACCAATTAAACCTACACTTATAGCTAGACCAAGAAAGACGTTTTCACCAAATATTCCtgttagaagagaaaaaaatgaaaaagttgt GGAATCAAAGGCAGAAAAAAGTCAAAAGCGAAATCGTGACCGTGAcaaaagggaaggtggaagaggaagaggcagaggtcGTAACAAGGAATTTGTTCAGACGACTGGCTCTCTCTTTGGTGAAG GGATAGCCGCCACTCCCCAAAGACGGGCCGGAGGAGGTTATGGGTTTgggtggggaggtggtggaggtggaggtggaacagGAAAGGCTGGAGATGCTGGCTTCATTCACAAACCTGTGCTCAATCTGGATACAGTTAATAACATAGATAAG GATCATGAAGACCAAAAATTGAAAGACCTACTAAGAGACAACTTCATAGATGACCCCAGTGACCTCTCAGAGCGGGACAGTGACGAGGACTTATTCCCAGTCCAGCTCCCAATGGTGGACACAGGTCGAGGCTTTAAGGAAGAGGATGTGGACCACGAtgtcaaaataaaaaagacagaaccAATTATCACTCCCGATGGCACTGAAG TAAAGAGTGAGCCAGCAGATCCTGAAGAAGCCATGGCAGTGGTAAATGACACTGAAGATGCCGTAGAGACAAAGGATATTAAG aaaGAGAATCTACTCAAG CATACAGACAAAAAGGTTATGATGAAGGGAGGCCTACCAGCAAAGGAAAAGACACCAGAGCCATCAGTGGTCCAGCTTCTGTCAGGGAAACACAAGGATTTCATGTTCTTTCAG TTGCCAAACTCCCTTCCCAGTCACCCTCCTGAGATCAAGCAGGAGCCGCAAactcaacaacagaaacaatcacAGCCTAGTAATGTTAGCAATGCA ACtgctgatgaagaagaggagaagaaagcacAACCTCAGTATTGTACTTTAAATACATTACCAGAAGGGCAGATTGGGAAGCTCAAGATATATAAATCAGGGAAGACTGAGCTGTGGTTAGGGGAACATAAGCTTATTGTTAATAAGGGAACTCAGGTTGGGTTTTTGCAG GATGTTGTGAGTGTGGagacagatgaagaaaagaagagtggAAACATGACTGTTCTCGGGCACATCGGCCATCGGCTTGTTTGCTCTCCAGACTTGGAATCTCTTGTCAGACAAATGAAGACTTAG